A genome region from Acidobacteriota bacterium includes the following:
- a CDS encoding nucleotide disphospho-sugar-binding domain-containing protein, whose product MRFLFASLSSHGFLYPALGMARALERRGHQCALVTGRSLESEARKAEIERIPRGDKDGESFEVPLWMNPLSVAMQILHVEYAVKRFQPDVLVGQQLTLGPMIASRRNDLPLAIIGLMTYPYPYLRGDEALSPEYKHRLSWRHGDVLQTLNEARATFSLAPESAQPHSSPLLGDLFLLRSLPALEVNPQGLPEHVHMVGDLLWHPPIEGDSELEDWLGAIRDRRCVYVQHGRVFGLPGFWKEFVQAMRKSGLTAAVAASRMDFDLGDYPQDFLVRPHLPQHLVLARSRTVVSSANTTVTLGALRAGVPSLQIPSGSEQPDVAECCRRRGLSLTLADDQLNPQGLKEALHRLGREPRFQEACQSMSREMSAYQGRRKAVRLLEGLAGDRARAEVASPWTAARASAE is encoded by the coding sequence GTGCGGTTTCTTTTCGCATCCTTGAGCAGTCATGGCTTCCTCTACCCGGCTCTGGGAATGGCGCGGGCACTGGAAAGACGTGGCCATCAGTGCGCCCTGGTGACGGGACGAAGCCTGGAGTCAGAAGCCCGCAAGGCCGAAATCGAGCGGATTCCGCGAGGGGACAAGGACGGGGAGAGTTTCGAAGTCCCCCTGTGGATGAATCCCCTTTCGGTGGCCATGCAGATCCTCCATGTCGAGTATGCCGTCAAACGCTTTCAGCCCGACGTGCTGGTCGGTCAGCAGTTGACCTTGGGACCGATGATCGCTTCTCGAAGGAACGATCTTCCCCTGGCCATCATCGGGCTGATGACCTACCCGTATCCCTACCTGCGCGGCGATGAGGCCCTTTCGCCCGAGTACAAGCACCGGCTCTCCTGGCGGCACGGCGACGTGTTGCAGACTCTCAACGAGGCCCGAGCCACCTTCTCCCTTGCGCCCGAGAGCGCCCAGCCGCACTCGTCGCCCCTCTTGGGCGATCTCTTTCTGCTGCGAAGCCTGCCCGCCCTGGAAGTAAATCCGCAGGGGCTGCCTGAGCACGTACACATGGTCGGCGACTTGCTTTGGCATCCTCCCATCGAGGGCGATTCCGAGTTGGAGGATTGGCTGGGCGCCATCCGTGATCGCCGCTGCGTGTATGTCCAGCATGGGCGCGTCTTCGGATTGCCCGGTTTCTGGAAGGAATTCGTACAGGCCATGCGCAAGAGCGGACTGACGGCGGCGGTGGCGGCCTCGCGCATGGATTTCGATCTGGGAGATTACCCGCAGGACTTCCTGGTTCGGCCCCATCTGCCTCAGCACCTGGTACTGGCCCGCTCCCGCACCGTGGTTTCGAGCGCCAACACCACCGTGACTTTGGGCGCCCTTCGAGCCGGAGTCCCCAGCCTGCAAATCCCTTCCGGCAGCGAACAGCCGGACGTGGCCGAATGCTGCCGCCGCAGGGGGCTTTCGCTGACTCTGGCCGATGATCAGCTCAATCCCCAGGGCCTCAAGGAGGCTCTCCACCGGCTGGGACGAGAGCCGCGCTTCCAAGAGGCCTGCCAGTCCATGAGCCGCGAAATGTCCGCCTACCAGGGACGGCGCAAGGCCGTCCGGCTGCTGGAGGGGTTGGCTGGAGATCGGGCCCGTGCGGAGGTTGCCTCGCCGTGGACCGCCGCCCGGGCTTCCGCCGAGTGA
- a CDS encoding prenyltransferase/squalene oxidase repeat-containing protein gives MTQIALSPSLSSAGRKVRRRIDAIEQGWPSATSLQKGGKDAPLTIYDCYPYLFAELFPDIDADRLEDFAVACRLLASAITLEDRLADGSLSRRRQPVMLFRGRAMRFEAVGLLRRLFPEDSAFWPRYLAYDSELINSSLEEARFAWGERPWSEYSEDLAKRLMIGKNAPARIVPAGLSELAGDETRLPALIRAVDHFNFAVQVFDDLEDIKDDLREGVPTLMSRRVLPNGPPAGLQGQEREEWLERQARRIYYEGHAARVLGQGIDSLDAALAELKDGPGLQWQEMVETMKAHYSALLQDIQRIIDSNIRQSRLRPSLEVEYPSSDNRWDHLAHLALRYIIDHWKRGLGEIVHHFELSSLEHMGEDSAIQSGDVFQRAILCDALCDADQLLGGQLADAVDFERRYLVSRRRRDGVGGWAYFPDWRFMPPDADTLGQILQVLLRSGARRRIEELCGEPLRVLFEENMNEQGLFDTWIIPADGRSPLQEKQAQLARGDYWAGADPEVMANILYPLFLYDPQKYGWAIEKGAAYMESRQKEDGSWDSKWYDDHYYAAYVIMRFLNVAAPASASLAASADFLRRSQRDDGGWSTRERGESDALSTALALLGLSLAPQHSRTREDARRAWRAWGFLESQVCGRGRWPACPFLVTVRPLESGERLVDIYQSKLITTAYVMKAALAWRSLAQQQPEQATEAGQTAAAAG, from the coding sequence TCGCCGTGGCCTGCCGACTGCTGGCCAGTGCCATAACCCTGGAGGACCGTCTGGCTGACGGCTCTCTCTCGCGCCGCCGCCAGCCCGTCATGCTCTTCCGCGGACGGGCCATGCGTTTTGAAGCGGTAGGACTCTTGCGCCGTCTCTTCCCGGAGGATTCGGCCTTTTGGCCCCGCTACCTGGCTTACGACAGCGAACTGATCAACTCCTCCCTGGAGGAGGCCCGTTTCGCCTGGGGAGAGCGGCCCTGGAGCGAATACAGCGAAGACTTGGCCAAGCGGCTGATGATCGGAAAAAACGCCCCCGCGCGTATCGTGCCGGCCGGCCTGTCCGAGTTGGCCGGCGATGAAACCCGCTTGCCGGCGCTGATTCGGGCGGTCGACCACTTCAACTTCGCCGTCCAGGTGTTCGACGATCTCGAAGACATCAAGGACGACCTGCGCGAAGGCGTTCCCACCTTGATGAGCCGCCGGGTGCTGCCCAACGGTCCTCCCGCCGGCTTGCAGGGACAAGAACGTGAAGAGTGGCTGGAGCGCCAGGCGCGCCGCATCTATTACGAAGGCCACGCCGCCCGCGTCCTGGGGCAGGGCATCGACTCCCTGGATGCGGCCCTGGCTGAACTGAAGGACGGACCCGGCTTGCAATGGCAGGAGATGGTGGAGACGATGAAGGCCCACTACTCGGCCCTGCTGCAAGACATCCAGCGCATTATCGACAGCAACATCCGCCAGAGCCGGCTCAGGCCTTCGCTGGAAGTCGAGTATCCTTCCAGCGACAACCGCTGGGACCACTTGGCGCACCTGGCTCTGCGCTACATCATCGACCACTGGAAACGGGGCCTGGGAGAAATCGTGCACCACTTTGAACTGTCCTCCCTGGAGCACATGGGAGAGGACTCGGCCATTCAGTCGGGCGACGTCTTTCAAAGGGCCATTCTTTGCGATGCCTTGTGCGACGCCGATCAACTGCTGGGGGGACAACTCGCCGACGCAGTGGACTTCGAGCGCCGCTATCTCGTCAGCCGGCGCCGTCGCGACGGAGTCGGCGGGTGGGCCTATTTTCCCGACTGGCGTTTCATGCCTCCCGACGCCGATACCCTGGGGCAGATCCTGCAGGTGCTGCTGCGTTCGGGAGCCCGCCGGCGCATCGAAGAGCTCTGCGGGGAACCGCTGCGCGTCCTCTTTGAAGAGAACATGAACGAGCAGGGATTGTTCGACACCTGGATCATCCCCGCGGACGGCCGCTCGCCTCTGCAAGAGAAGCAGGCCCAGTTGGCTCGCGGAGACTATTGGGCGGGCGCCGATCCCGAGGTGATGGCCAACATCCTCTATCCACTTTTTCTCTATGACCCGCAGAAATACGGCTGGGCGATTGAAAAAGGCGCAGCCTACATGGAGAGCCGGCAGAAAGAAGACGGCAGTTGGGACAGCAAGTGGTACGACGACCACTATTACGCGGCCTACGTCATCATGCGTTTTCTGAACGTGGCCGCTCCGGCCTCGGCATCGTTGGCGGCCTCGGCGGACTTCTTGCGCCGGTCCCAGCGCGACGACGGCGGCTGGTCCACCCGCGAAAGGGGAGAGAGCGACGCACTGAGCACCGCCCTGGCCCTGCTCGGCTTGAGCCTGGCGCCCCAGCATTCGCGAACCCGCGAGGACGCCCGACGGGCTTGGCGGGCCTGGGGTTTTCTGGAGAGCCAGGTGTGCGGAAGAGGACGATGGCCGGCCTGTCCTTTTCTGGTCACCGTCAGGCCGCTTGAAAGCGGAGAGAGACTGGTGGACATCTATCAAAGCAAACTGATCACTACGGCCTACGTCATGAAGGCGGCCCTGGCTTGGCGAAGCCTCGCTCAGCAACAGCCCGAGCAGGCGACCGAGGCGGGCCAAACGGCCGCCGCCGCCGGCTGA